AGATTTAGATACAGCGTTTCTGACGACCAAGGAAATATCACCGGAGAAGGTGAATTTGCAAAAGGAGATATTATAGGGGAGATGTCTCTACTCACTGGAGAACCTCGTTCTGCTTCCGTATATGCGGTTCGTTCTTCTCAGGTAATCCAAATTTCCAGAAATGGTTTTAGAAAATTTATCTCTGAGTCTCCAGAGGCTTTATTCCATGTGACCGAAACTATTGCCAGAAGATTGGGACAAAAAAATAAAGAATCCTCTCGATTTGGTAGAAAAGTCCATACGATTGCGCTCGTTCCAGTCACAGAAGGTTTTCCTCTCAGAAATTTTTCAAACGAACTTTCTAAATCCTTAAAATCTTTTGGTTCTGCTCTCCCTGTAAACGAGGAAAAACTTTCTAAGTTCTTAAAAGATAAAAAGATATATCAAAAAAATGGAATACGATTTGGGATCCCTGATATTCTCTCTTGGTTTGCGGGTTTAGAGAAGGAATATGATAATGTTGTCTTCGAAGTGGGGCCTTCTGGAGATCCTCTTTGGACGGAGGCTAGTCTTAGACAAGCGGATCGTATCCTTCTTCTTGCCGAAACTGGAAGACCTATATTAAAAAACTCTTATTCTTGGAATTTGATCCAAGGAGAAAGTTTGGGTGAAACCACAAAAGAATCCGTAATCTATTTGGAAGATTCTTATAATCGTTGGGAAGAATTAGAAGATACTCTTCACGAATTGCCTGGCCAAAAGCTTATCTTGAGAAAGAAAAGATCAGGAGAATTTGATCGTATTGCAAGAAGATTAGAAAGTAGGTCTGTAGGAGTTGCTCTTTCTGGTGGAGGAGCAAAAGGTTTCGCGCATTTAGGATTACTCAGATCCTTAACGGAAGCTGGTATCCCAATAGATCTGATCGGAGGAACTAGTTCTGGTTCCATCATGGCCGGATTATTTGCAATGGGTTACGGATTCGACGAATCTCTTAGACTGATCAAAGAAGTTTGGATAGAAGCAAAACTTACAAGAGATTATACTCTTCCTTTCGTTTCTATTTTGAGAGGTGTAAGATATTCTAAGGCTATCAAAGAATTTTTCGGAAATAGAAAGATAGAAACTCTATTGATCCCTTTTTTAGCAGTAGCATGCGATCTTACAAATTCAAAACCGAAAGTATTCGAAGAAGGAGAAGTTTGGAAGGCAATCAGAGCAAGTACTTCTATACCAGGGATTTTTCCTCCTTTTTATACTGACGGCGCTTTGTATGTGGATGGGGGACTTTGGGATAATCTTCCTGGTTCTTTAGTGAGAAGAAAAGGCGCTGATGTATTGGTTTCCGTTGATTTAGGAGCTGGATCTCAGCCGAATAAGGATCAAACTTACGGATTATTGGTAGAGTCAAGATTTCCTGGCGAAGGCCCTTCTGCCTTAAAACTTTTGGGAAATCAGTTTATGAAAAAGGAAGATAGATATTCTTTCCCTCATATAGGTGAGTTGTTCATGAGATCTATGTTATTATCCAGCCGAAATAATCTTCTTAAAACAAAAGAAAATTCTGATATATTCGTCGAATTACCAGTGAGAGATTTTTCTACCTTCGATTGGGATGAATATAAAAGATTATATGAGATAGGTTACGAACATTCTCAAAAATTCGTAAAGGATTGGTCCAAGATCATTAAGGATAAAGTATATTCCGAAAGAAAGACGAATTAAGCCAAACGGCCGTTTTTCGAAGGAATATCCAAGGCTAAAACTTGAAAAAAACTCCTTTTCACGATTTTAAAAGATGCTTAGGATGGGATAATCAGGATGGAATCCAAGTTTAAGCAATATATCGTAACGGATTCCGCTACTCTTGCAGGAAGACTTTCGATCCTCCGTACCAAGATGTCGGCTGAGCTGATCAATCTGAAAGACTTTTTTGAGTCTAAAGAAATCAGAGATACTCCTCAGTTCGTAGACATTTTATTTTATATCTCCGACAAAACTTTAGAGTCGGAACATAGTAAGATCAGAGAACAACTCAAGAATAATCCTCTAATACTAGCCCGGTTTATTTTGAACGCTGACCTTGGTTACGAAGGTTATAAAAATACGGAAATCGAAGATGATCTGATTTTTGGAATATTGCCTGAGATCACTTCTGATCTTCATCTTTCTAAAACATTAGCAAACGGATTTTTGCATCTGCATATGATCACGGATCAGTTTGATCTATTACATAAGATCAATACTGCAAAATATGAGATCAACAGATTGACCAGGATCGGTATCAGCTTAGCTAACGAAAAAGATTTTGATAAACTTTTAAGAGAGATCTTATATAGTGCAAGAGAGATCTGTAATGCAGACTCAGGTTCCTTATATCTTGTAGAACAAGACGATATAGGATTTATTCGAAATTTACGTTTTAAAATTTCAGCATTGAGCATTGATACAGAAGAATTCATTCTTCCGATCAATAAATCCAGTATTGCAGGTTATGTTGCGGAAACTGGTAAAGTCCTGAACATACAAGATGTTTATGATCTGCCTGCCGATGCAGAATTCTCTTTCAATAGTAATTTTGATATATTATCGAATTATCATACAAAATCCATGTTAGTCGTTCCTATGAAAGGTCATAGGGGAGATGTAGTAGGTGTTCTTCAGCTCATTAACCGCAAAAGGAATTTTAGCCAGAAATTGAGTGTAGAACAGATGAAAGGGGAGGAAATCCAACCTTTCGATGATTATTCCACTCAACTTGTGCTTGGAGTTGCGGGACAAGCAGCCGTAGCCATCCAAAACAATTATCTATTGAGAGAAATCGAAACATTATTCGAAGGATTTGTAACTGCATCAGTAAATGCGATCGAAGCCAGGGACCCAACCACAAGTGGTCACTCTTTTAGAGTTGCTGTATTGACAGTTGGACTTGCGGAAACATTAGATCGAGTAGACTTCGGAAAATATAAGGAAACAAAATTTTCCAAAGAACAGCTCAAAGAGATCCGATACGCTTCTTTACTTCACGATTTCGGGAAGGTTGGAGTTCGAGAAAAAGTTTTGGTTAAGGCCAAAAAATTAGAAGATCTTGAGATCGGTCTGATTGATTGGAGATTCCGCTACTTAAAAAAAGATTTCGAATCTAAATTAAACTTAAGAAAAGTAGAATATTTAAAAAAACATGGACCTACAGGATACATAGATTTTGAAAAAGCGATAGAATTTGAGTTCAATGAAGAATGTAAAAGACTTACTTCTATGTTCCAGATCATCAGCCAGAGTAATGAACCTTCTATATTAGAAGAAGCGAATTCTCAGTTTTTAGAAGAGATCGCCAAGATACAGTACATCACGACAGAAGGAGAAAATTTAGAACTTATCTCTCCTTATGAATTTGGATTTTTAACCATCAAAAAAGGTTCTTTGGATTTTGATGAAAGAAAAGAGATTGAATCCCACGTAGAGCATACATTTCAGTTCCTAAGTAAGATCCCTTGGACAAATGATCTAAAGATGGTGCCAACCATTGCACATGCTCACCACGAAAAATTAAATGGAACAGGATATCCAAGAGGACTTTCCGGAGAAGATATCCCGATCCAATCTAGGATCATGACTATCTCAGATATATTCGATGCATTGACTGATCAAGATAGACCGTATAAAAAAGCGGTTCCTGTAGATAGAGCCTTGGACATTTTAGAAATGGAAGCCAAGGAAAATCATTTGGATGGAGATCTATTAAAAGTATTCGTAGAGTCCAAGGTCTGGGAAAAATTAAACCACCAAGGACATCTTAAATAAATCTAAGGTTCCTCTCTGGTCCAATCGGAGACTAATTTTAAAAAATGTTCTCCTCTTTCTTCAAAGTTTTTATATAGATCAAAACTTGCACAAGCTGGTGAAAATATTACAGACGAAACTCTTGCTCTTCCTGAACGCACTGCAGTTTTGATTTGAGAAAAACCTTCTTCCAAATTATCCGCTAATATTAAATGAGCACCTAGGATAGGAGAGATCACTGGAGCCCAGGTCTCCCTTGCTTCTCCGATCAATAAAACCCATCCGACTCCTGTGGCCAAAAATTCTTTCAGAGGTCCTAAAGGTTCAGCTTTTGGTCTTCCACCTAAAATAAGAAAGGTCCCTTTTTTGTCCTTCCAAGTGTTTAAACCGGCAAGCATACTATGAAGGTTCGTAGATTTGGAATCATTGATAAAAGAAATACCTGCCGCTTTTCCTGCATGTTGGAAACGATGAGGAAGTCCTTTAAAAGTCCCAATTAGGTTTTGGATATGCTCCGGTTTAGCACCGATAGCTTCTGAGGCTAGGATAGAAGCTGCCAGATTATCTAAATTATGACCGCCTGGGAGAGGAAAGTTTTTAGCATCATAAATTGCTTTTGCAGTTTTGATTGTTCTTTCTTCTTCCGAGATGATCGCATCATTTCCTGATTCTCTGCCGAAGACCAAAATTTTACAAGACCATCCCAATATCTGGATTCTTTCTTTAAAAAGTTTAGAACTGGTCACAAGAGTATGACGAGGGTTAGTGGAATCTACAATTCGAGTTTTTGCTGCAAAATAATTATCTAAATTTTTATGCCTTTCTAAATGATCCGAGGCAAGATTTAATATTACAGATACGTTAAGTTCTAAAGGACCAGAATCTTCTAACTGATAGCTAGAAAGTTCCAACACTGAAAGTGGAACCGGTTTTAGACAAAAATCGCTGAAGGCCAAACCAATATTTCCACCTGCAGTCGCTCCAGGAAAATCTTCAGAAACTAAATGAGTAGTCAGAGAAGTTGTCGTGGATTTTCCGTCTGTGCCTGTTACTCCTATCAATTTTCCGGAATAGAATGCTCTTGCTAATTCAACTTCGGAAACTACTGGGATCGCGAGAGAATTTGCTTGGGAAATTACAGAATGAGAAGGAGAAATGCCTGGACTTTTTATGATGAGTGCGATTGGAAGAAGGTCAGCTAAGATTACATCTTCGCCTACGAACGTTACATTTGAATCTGGCACGGCTTCCGAATTACAAAGAACGGCATTCGCCTGTCTCTCTTTCAAGAGTCGGAGAGCCGCCATGCCGGAAACTCCCCCGCCGAGAACCAGGACTCTTTGGCCTAATAAGGAGGTAGGAAAATTCTTCATCTTGGGGAACTTGGTTGACAGGCTATTTTTTGCATCGAGAATTGTCTCTAAATTATCGCTAGGGTAGGTTCCTTTGCTCGATCATAAGGTACAGGACGGAGTTCTAATAGTTTACCTCAAGGGACGTTTGGACGTTTCCATCGCAAACGAGGTGGAAGAAAATCTGAACGATCTAATCGATAACCAAGGACATACCAGGGTTATTCTGAACATGCAAGACGTAGATTATATGTCTTCATCCGGATTCAGGGCTTGTATTTCTACACTCAGAAAATTGAACGCAAAAGAAGGCGGTCTCAAAATTTGTGGGATCAAACCGGCGGTTAAAAGAATTTTCGATGTGATCGAACTTACTTCTTTATTTGATATCCGCGAAACTGAGGACGAGGCGCTTCGAACCTTTCGTGCATAACCGATGATGGCATTACATCGGGTTCTCCAAGAAATCGTAGAAGAAAAAAAAAGGGAAATCGAAAGTATTCCCGAATATAAACCTGCTCCATTTTCTGGAGTGGGTTTGTGGCAATCTCTACGTTCTCGCAAATTTTCAATCATCTCAGAATGTAAAAAAATGAGTCCTTCTTCCGGCATCATCCGGCAAGAATACGACGCAGTTTCTATCGCAAAAACTTATTCAGAATGTGGAGCTACTGCGATCTCAGTTCTCACTGATAAAAAATTTTTTGGCGGATCCCTTGAAGATCTCAAAAATGTTTCTTCTCAGGTCAATATACCTATATTAAGAAAAGATTTTATAATAGATACAAAACAAGTAGCTGAAGCTCGAGAATTTGGAGCAGCCGCGATCCTTCTTATTGTTCGTATACTTACACCTGAAAAACTCACTGAACTGATCAAAGAAGCCAAAAAATATAATATGGATGTTCTTACAGAGATCCATACAGAAGAAGAAGCAATCATCGCTACGAAAGCAGGAGCGAATATTGTTGGGATCAATACTAGAGATCTGGACGATTTTAGCATTCATCAGGATCTGGTTCCTAAGGTAGCTTCTAAACTTTCTCCTAATATAGTGAAAGTAGGAGAATCCGGGGTCAAAAGTAAGGCTGACTTGGACGAATTTCGTTCCCATGTGGACGCTGCACTTATCGGGACCTATTTTATGGAAAAGTCAGATATCCGTAAAGCCTGGCTGGAACTTTTCTGAGTTTGGGTTTTCACAAAAACTTTTATAATATTCAAAAATTAGAATATACCTAAAAAAGTTTGGGCGGCTCTTCGCTTTGCTCAGACCAGGCTACTGCGGGTTCGCGCATACGCGCTCATCCGGCAAGCCGGACTAGCGCCCTGCGTATCCTTGCCGCGGGCTGCAAGTTTTGCACGCAGAGTCGCGAAGCCGCAGAGAATTTTTGTAGTAATTTCCAATATCACAATATTCCCTCCGCGTCTTTGCGCCTCTGCGTGATTTTACCGCCCTAATTTTCTAAAACGTACGTTTGGAGAACGGATCTTCTTCTTTTCGGATTGGAAAAAAGATATTGCCTAACGAATTGTGTGGAATGTAGAATGCCCTTTCGTCTTTTTTAAGGCCAGTTGGGAGGTTTTTACATGGCGTTTGAAGAATCAGGGGAAGGTTCGAGCATATTCGGATCGATTGGTGACTCGTTCAAAGGAATGTTGACTGGGGTAGTTTTATTCCCTCTTTCCTTATATTTGATATTTCAAGTGGAAACTTGTGAACAAGCAAGTGCGGCTCTCAAAGGTGCATTACCTGCATCCCAAGCAAAACCTGGGATTGCGTCTTATGTTACGGGTAAATTGAGCGCTGATGCATTGGGTGGAGAATTCGTAAAACCTGGAAAGTATATTTCCTATTCTCAATCTTCCGAAGTATACGCTTGGGAAGAAACTAGCAAAGAAGATTCTAAAACCAAAAAAACAATCTATGATTGTGAATTGGATTGGATCTCTTCTCCTAAAAATCCTAGAAATTTCAAAGATCCTGCATGTAAGTCTAAACCTTTTTACCAGGCTACTGTAAGGGATAGTGACCCTCTCTTTGCTTCCGACGGGAAAATTAAAACCGACGAAGGCAAAACCTATAGCGTGAATTTAAGCAAAGTGGATCTAACTTCTGCGGTACCTTCTGTGAGCCCAGGATCAGCGGAGTTGGTAAAAGGAATTGCTGAAGGGGATTATATCTACCTATCTCAAAAATGTGCAAGCAACCAAACTGAAGGTTGTGAAAGGGTCAGTGTATCTCTTGTCCCAGTTCCGGAAGAAAATATGACTTTCGTGGGATCAGTGAACGGAAACTCGATTGGTCAATTTATTAGCGAAGAAGGTAATAAATTTTTAAATGCCTCTGTGGGTGATTTCCAATCCACAATGAAGGACATCCAAAGCGATGATAATACAATGAAATGGATCATGAGAGCTGGTTGTTTTATCGCTATGTGGGTAAGTTTTAATCTTCTTGCGGGACCTTTACTTTCTCTTTTAAGTTTTATTCCTCTTGTGGGAGAATTTGGCAAAACCGCTCTTTCTCTAGTATTCGGAGTTGTGGCTTTCGTAATTACTGCGATTACCATTCTTCTTGTGAAGTTCTGGTATATTTGGTTAATATTGGGACTTGCTGCGATAGGTTACGCTATATACAAAAAGAAAGCGGCAACCGCTTAACTTACATATTCAAAATGTAATAAAGAAAAAGGCCGAGAATTTCTCGGCCTTTTTTATTTTCTGTGGCTTTCGAGACCACTCATTGTAAATAAAAACTTTCCAAAAATTAAACGTGCGTTTACTCGAAAGCTAGATTAAATCATGATTTAGAACATGATTTTAAGTAGTATTCTTGAGAAATAAGAGGCGTATAAGGGCTTTAAAAATAACGTACGTTATCCTAAAAATCATCAATTATAGTGAAAAAAATCCTTGTCTATACCGTTATAGTATGTACCAGTATAGCGATCGATACACGATTAGAACAATTGATATAAAAAAAGATTGAAGGTTTTTTAGAACCACGGTATAAATAGAAGCCGTTCTGGTTCTAAAAAATAACAATTGTTCAAAAAAGCGAACATAGACCCAGAGAGGTTTAAGGGATGAAGATGCTGCCAATAGGAGAACTTACAGGGGAGAATAGTCGCCTCTTAGTTTTTAAGAAAAATATAATTTTCATTTCTCTTATATTATCATTATCCGCGGCCTGCTCTCATGCTGGAACGGATAAAAACGGAATTTCTCAATTTTCGGATAATACTGATGACTACAAAGGTGTTTCTTTATTCAGTTTTTTGAATCCTTATCCAGTGGTGAAAAGTTTTTTCACCACTTTGGACCCAGTTGGCTTCAATGAGGCCTTGGGCGATTCACTCTCCCAAGCTCCAAGACAGGACAATTTAGGCACAATTCGCGCCCTAGAATCTGCTATGTTGCAGAGTAGAACCAGCGTCCAAACACTTTCTTTGGGCCTTGCAGACGTGATCGAAAAGATGCAAACTTCGAATCCTGCTGCATATTCTTCAATCCAGCCGGTTTTTGAAAAGATCCGTCATTATAAAAAACCTGTGGTTCGTAATCTAATGCCTCTTGGTGCGAACCAACTTTTGATCGAATATAATACAAAATCTGCGAATCAGATCGCTACTTCTATCCATGATACTGCTGATCTTTTGGTAGATCCTGATACTGTAGATACTCTTCATGATATAGAAGATTTTCTTTATAAAGGATTACGTAAAAATACTACATTCCGCACAGGAGTGGAGAATTTGTTAGGAGGATTTTTTGCTCCTTCTCTGCTTACTGATCGTACTTTAAAAGAAGGTTTTATCTCTCTCGTTTATGATTTCGGCGAGATGATGTATAAAGCTGCTGGATTTGAGGATCAGATGACTCCTCAAACTTCATTTAAGAATTTTATAATAAACGCCGAGAACTTTTTCACAGCGAATACTGTTTCTCCTGCGGAGCCCAGCGCTAACGAATATTCTACAAACGCAGCTTATAATTCTCCAGGAGGCGGTTTAAAACCTGCTGAATTAAGAACAATGTTGCGAGATCTATTCGTAACGATTAAGGGATTAATTTTTGCGCAAGGAGATGTAACTGTAAACGTTCTGAAAGAAACCGCTAAGAATGCATATTTATTAGATTTTATGCGTAATTCTTCCGGTTCCAGCCAGACTTTTAGAGATCTTTTACAGTTAGATGGTGATGGAAGAAATCGCCAAACGGATGTGGAAAGCCGTCCACTTTCTTCTCTTGAGACTCTATTTATTGTTCTTACACTTGCTGATAATTACGGTTACAGATGGAATCCAGCCCAAACAACTCACAATGCTCTAACGGATACTGGACCTTTTACTACTGGAGGAGAATTAACTTTAGGTGATGCAATGTTCAGTATGGGATCTGTTATTGGATCCGGAGATTCATTCAATTTTAAGAATATTACAGAATTGAGCCGCACTAGTTCCAAGGTATTTAGAGACGGTTCAATTTATAAAATAGGTTTTAATACTAGAGTTCTTTCTATCTTAGAAGCTCCTTCTCGTGGAGAGGCTCAACAAATTACAGATCCTGCTTCGGAAGCAACATTCGATAAATTATATAATAAAAC
The DNA window shown above is from Leptospira koniambonensis and carries:
- a CDS encoding patatin-like phospholipase family protein, which gives rise to MREKKKKTGTKSKSEGKNTRFGSIFSSNQELFRDWDPEEASSFAGLFEYKSVSSGTVLIASEKSSAWFYFLLEGKCEEFTKASSGEELMIRSLGPGSHFGEAGFFHWKEGKFGVRTETDSKLLRISTKNWHKWETEHPETSKRWKERLETKRFFRMASYEPSHKELLGFISNLELLFHIDRRKIGELTPYLRWLYVPGGERLMLQGEPGNSLFVILSGRFRYSVSDDQGNITGEGEFAKGDIIGEMSLLTGEPRSASVYAVRSSQVIQISRNGFRKFISESPEALFHVTETIARRLGQKNKESSRFGRKVHTIALVPVTEGFPLRNFSNELSKSLKSFGSALPVNEEKLSKFLKDKKIYQKNGIRFGIPDILSWFAGLEKEYDNVVFEVGPSGDPLWTEASLRQADRILLLAETGRPILKNSYSWNLIQGESLGETTKESVIYLEDSYNRWEELEDTLHELPGQKLILRKKRSGEFDRIARRLESRSVGVALSGGGAKGFAHLGLLRSLTEAGIPIDLIGGTSSGSIMAGLFAMGYGFDESLRLIKEVWIEAKLTRDYTLPFVSILRGVRYSKAIKEFFGNRKIETLLIPFLAVACDLTNSKPKVFEEGEVWKAIRASTSIPGIFPPFYTDGALYVDGGLWDNLPGSLVRRKGADVLVSVDLGAGSQPNKDQTYGLLVESRFPGEGPSALKLLGNQFMKKEDRYSFPHIGELFMRSMLLSSRNNLLKTKENSDIFVELPVRDFSTFDWDEYKRLYEIGYEHSQKFVKDWSKIIKDKVYSERKTN
- a CDS encoding HD domain-containing phosphohydrolase — its product is MESKFKQYIVTDSATLAGRLSILRTKMSAELINLKDFFESKEIRDTPQFVDILFYISDKTLESEHSKIREQLKNNPLILARFILNADLGYEGYKNTEIEDDLIFGILPEITSDLHLSKTLANGFLHLHMITDQFDLLHKINTAKYEINRLTRIGISLANEKDFDKLLREILYSAREICNADSGSLYLVEQDDIGFIRNLRFKISALSIDTEEFILPINKSSIAGYVAETGKVLNIQDVYDLPADAEFSFNSNFDILSNYHTKSMLVVPMKGHRGDVVGVLQLINRKRNFSQKLSVEQMKGEEIQPFDDYSTQLVLGVAGQAAVAIQNNYLLREIETLFEGFVTASVNAIEARDPTTSGHSFRVAVLTVGLAETLDRVDFGKYKETKFSKEQLKEIRYASLLHDFGKVGVREKVLVKAKKLEDLEIGLIDWRFRYLKKDFESKLNLRKVEYLKKHGPTGYIDFEKAIEFEFNEECKRLTSMFQIISQSNEPSILEEANSQFLEEIAKIQYITTEGENLELISPYEFGFLTIKKGSLDFDERKEIESHVEHTFQFLSKIPWTNDLKMVPTIAHAHHEKLNGTGYPRGLSGEDIPIQSRIMTISDIFDALTDQDRPYKKAVPVDRALDILEMEAKENHLDGDLLKVFVESKVWEKLNHQGHLK
- the murD gene encoding UDP-N-acetylmuramoyl-L-alanine--D-glutamate ligase, with translation MKNFPTSLLGQRVLVLGGGVSGMAALRLLKERQANAVLCNSEAVPDSNVTFVGEDVILADLLPIALIIKSPGISPSHSVISQANSLAIPVVSEVELARAFYSGKLIGVTGTDGKSTTTSLTTHLVSEDFPGATAGGNIGLAFSDFCLKPVPLSVLELSSYQLEDSGPLELNVSVILNLASDHLERHKNLDNYFAAKTRIVDSTNPRHTLVTSSKLFKERIQILGWSCKILVFGRESGNDAIISEEERTIKTAKAIYDAKNFPLPGGHNLDNLAASILASEAIGAKPEHIQNLIGTFKGLPHRFQHAGKAAGISFINDSKSTNLHSMLAGLNTWKDKKGTFLILGGRPKAEPLGPLKEFLATGVGWVLLIGEARETWAPVISPILGAHLILADNLEEGFSQIKTAVRSGRARVSSVIFSPACASFDLYKNFEERGEHFLKLVSDWTREEP
- a CDS encoding STAS domain-containing protein, which gives rise to MLDHKVQDGVLIVYLKGRLDVSIANEVEENLNDLIDNQGHTRVILNMQDVDYMSSSGFRACISTLRKLNAKEGGLKICGIKPAVKRIFDVIELTSLFDIRETEDEALRTFRA
- a CDS encoding indole-3-glycerol-phosphate synthase (involved in tryptophan biosynthesis; amino acid biosynthesis; converts 1-(2-carboxyphenylamino)-1-deoxy-D-ribulose 5-phosphate to C(1)-(3-indolyl)-glycerol 3-phosphat), with the translated sequence MMALHRVLQEIVEEKKREIESIPEYKPAPFSGVGLWQSLRSRKFSIISECKKMSPSSGIIRQEYDAVSIAKTYSECGATAISVLTDKKFFGGSLEDLKNVSSQVNIPILRKDFIIDTKQVAEAREFGAAAILLIVRILTPEKLTELIKEAKKYNMDVLTEIHTEEEAIIATKAGANIVGINTRDLDDFSIHQDLVPKVASKLSPNIVKVGESGVKSKADLDEFRSHVDAALIGTYFMEKSDIRKAWLELF
- a CDS encoding TMEM43 family protein; amino-acid sequence: MAFEESGEGSSIFGSIGDSFKGMLTGVVLFPLSLYLIFQVETCEQASAALKGALPASQAKPGIASYVTGKLSADALGGEFVKPGKYISYSQSSEVYAWEETSKEDSKTKKTIYDCELDWISSPKNPRNFKDPACKSKPFYQATVRDSDPLFASDGKIKTDEGKTYSVNLSKVDLTSAVPSVSPGSAELVKGIAEGDYIYLSQKCASNQTEGCERVSVSLVPVPEENMTFVGSVNGNSIGQFISEEGNKFLNASVGDFQSTMKDIQSDDNTMKWIMRAGCFIAMWVSFNLLAGPLLSLLSFIPLVGEFGKTALSLVFGVVAFVITAITILLVKFWYIWLILGLAAIGYAIYKKKAATA